The genomic DNA CGATCCCACAAGCACTTATGATGATTAATGGGGATCTGGTGAATGACAGTGCGAATCATGAAGAATACGGGAGTTTTGTGAATTATGTATTAGGAAAATGGCGCGAACCGATGGAACGGATGGAATATATTTATCTTAATGTCTTATCTCGGTTCCCAACGTCTAAAGAGAAAACCTTTTTTAGACGTTATTTAGAGCGGAGTCTTTATCGAAACAAGGACTTGGCTTACGAGGATCTGTATTGGGTGTTACTCAACTCAGCCGAGTTTTCGCTGAATCATTAGTTTGCATAGCCTAACAGTCCATACTACAGAAGAGCACATACCAGACGCACAGGCTAACAGCCTATGCTACAAGGAATACGAGTTAGATGCGTCAAGATGAGCTTCAATCCTTTTACCGTCGTAATTTGCCTCATATACAGACCCCTGGGGCAACACTCTTTGTGACATTCCAGCTTGCAGGATCCATACCACAACATGTATTAGCACAATGGAAAACGGAAAAATTACAATTTGATAGAGAAAAATCAAGACTTCTCAGGTTGCAAAATGATTCTAGGTCCGCGTCAACGCAACATAGACTTGTTGAAGAAAAGAATAAACGCTTGGAATGGAGGCGACAATGGTTCCGAAAATTTGAAAAAACTTTGGACGGAGCGGAAAGTGGACCTGTATGGCTCAAAGATGATCGGATCGCTAAAGAAATAGCGGAAAGTCTGCATTACCGAGATGGAAAGGTGTATTGCCTGGATGCCTATTGCATTATGTCAAATCATGTCCATGTTGTATTTACACCGCTCGCGAGGCAACCTTCCAGAACAGACATCGTTAATTCGGAAGAAAATACAGCACAAACGAGAAATCTGTGCTACAATACACTTTCCGTTATTATGCAGTCCCTTAAAGGGTATACGGCTCGCAAAGCTAATCAGCTATTAGGACGAAGTGGTGCATTCTGGCAGCCGGAAAGTTACGATCACATTGTGCGGGATGCAAGCGAATGGCAACGGATTATTACCTATGTTCTCAATAATCCCGTAAAGGCGGGTTTAGTGGATACATGGAAAAAATGGCGGTGGAGTTATTGCCGATGTAGCATAGGCTGTTAGCCTGTGTCATTGTCGCATAATCTGTTGTAGCATAGGCTGTTAGCCTGTACCTGTCTGCCTCCGTGTCGTATAACCTGTTCAGGTGTGCAACTTATAGTAGAAACTGTTTTTTTAGGGCGGAGAATTGAAATGGAAATCAAATTAGGGAAAATAAAGGTTGCCCCCCAAGATATCGCGTTATGCGACCCTGAGGAGCCCTTTGAGTGTGCGATTGCATGTGCATTGCATCGCTATGGTTATGTTGATCCAATCGTTAGCTTTAGATTTATAGAAATCCACGAGAACGAAACAGAATATTTTTGTAGCCAAGCTATAGCCGATTGGCAATTGGACCTCATGGAAGGCGACCCTGTCGATCCAATTACGCTGATATTTGATGAGGAGAATGAAAGCGTCTATCTTGAAAGCGAATGCCAACAGCAGTGAAGGGTAGACGGGTTTGATAAAGGACATTGTAGCATAGGCTGTTAGTCTGTGCATCTGAATCGTCCAAACTTTGGTAGGGAAGAAGGAATCGTATGAAAAGGGAAAAAAGAATGGCAGTAGATCCAACTACAGGAGAAAAATATGAAATAGAACTACCAAATTCTGAAGCAGTCAAACAGGAAATTCTTAAACTGGATTATCCAACTCACGGAATCACTAAAAAAGAAGCGACAGAAAAACTAGCAGAGAAATTTGGATTGTCCGATGAGCAAAAAGCAGCAAAGACGAAGAGAGGTGAGCGATATCTCGGATTTTTTCATTATGAGGTAGTTGGTCGCGAATTTGAAAGACTGTTAAGAGAGGAAAAATTGAAACAACCAGAAGGAAGAGGGAAAGCTTATGTTCTCTCTGGCGATATACCTCCACCACCCCCTTCTGATGGAGATATTGAAGAGATTTACCAAAAGATTAGAGAAAAAGTAGCTGAAGACTTACTTCAGCAAATTAAAGCAAATTCACCTGCTTTTTTTGAAAACCTCGTTATTGATCTTCTTGTTAAAATGGGCTATGGAGGTTCAAGAGAAGATGCCGAAACCGTCGGACGTAGTGGTGATGGTGGTATAGACGGTATTATTAATCAAGATAGACTTGGGCTTGATGTAGTCTATGTTCAGGCAAAACGATGGGAAAGCAATGTAGGTTCACCTCAAATTGCCAGTTTTGCAGGGGCATTGGCAGGAAAAGGAGCAAACAAGGGGATTTTCATCACAACATCAGATTTTACCAAGGATGCCAAAGCGTATGACGCTGCGGGTTTCAAAATTATTCTTATTGATGGTAAACGACTTGCCCAACTGATGATTGATCACAACGTAGGGGTTTCTACAATGAAAACTTATGAAATCAAGCGAGTCGATTCCGATTATTTTATTGAGGACGTTGGGTAATATTATATATGCACAGCCTAACAGGCTATGCTACAAAAGAAGACACCACGGAAGCACAAGCTGACAGTTTTCTATATTACAATTGCACAGCCTAACAGGCTATGCTACAGAAGAAGGTACAAGAAACGCATAGGCTAACGGTTTCCTATGCTATAGGGAAATACAACCAAAAGGAGAATTTTATTATGAACAGCCATAACCTGTTCATCACTATTTGTATATTTACGTTTGGCATTGCTACGCTTGCGATGTCACAGACCTATTTTGAAGATAATTTCGATGACCCGAAAGAATCTGAAAATAAATGGGTCGCCCTTTTCGGGGAATGGGAGCTCAAGGACGATGAATACCATCAGCTCCAAAATTCCCCTAACTGTATGAGTGTCGTCGCTGATGAATTTTGGGAGGACGACTGGAACGAGTACACCTTTGAGGTCCGAGGGAGCAAAACCAGCGGTGCCGAAGGCTTCCTGATTATGTTTCGGTGCCAAGGATTGATGCAAGCACGCGGACAGGCACTTGAGGATCATCCACCACGTATGGAGAAACTCAAGCCCTCGTTGGAGTACTGGTGGAACCTCGGTGGCTGGGGAAACACACGCTCACAGGTGGAATCGTGGGGAGGTAAAGGTGGTGCTAATAGCAATCATACTATCGATGACAAAGATTGGTATAACATCAAGATTGTCAACACACCCGATAGTTACACGCTCTTCCTCAACGATGAAGAGGTCGCAGAGGTGGCAGATGATACGGAAGGCGGTGTCGGACGCATCGGTTTAGCAACGTGGAGCACGGTTGCAAAGTATGACGATGTCGTGGTTTACGGACCTGATGGTCCCTCGTTACCCGTTGATGCCAAAAGCAAACTCGCGACGACGTGGGCACATCTTAAATCCGTTTTTTAATTAATTGCTCCTGGACTGCGCTCCACTACGTTACGCGCAGGTTTCTGGTGGAATCCACACGGATCGGGTTCACTGAAACCCTCTCGGAGTTAACCAGAGTCCGGCGTAATGAAATGGAGCAGTGTCCAGAGGACCTCAAGTAAAAAAACAACAATAAATGCTAAACTATTTTCTACCCCCGCACATCGAATTTGGTGACGGGGCAATCCAGAATTTAGGCGAACATGTCAAGGCGTTTGATGGGAAAAAACCGTTCTTAGTGAGCGATGCTGGTGTTATCAATGCGGGTATCCTTGCGAAAGCGACAGATGCTTTGGAAGCAAGCGGTTTGTCTTACGCTACGTATTCGGAGATCGAACCGAACCCGACGGACATTAGCGTTACACAAGGTGTAGATGTTTACAAAGCTGAGACGTGTGACGTCGTCATCGCTGTCGGCGGCGGAAGTGTAATGGATGCTGCCAAAGCCATTCGTCTCTTGACGACCCACACACCCCCTTTGGAACCCTATTACGCAGATGTGGGTGGGATCGAGCAAATCCGAGGCGATATGCCACCGCTAATATGCGTACCGACAACTGCTGGCACAGGCAGTGAGGTGTCCCAAGGCTCCATCATTACGGATACGTCCCTACAGACAACCGATCGATGGCGGAAGCGTGCAATCGTTACGCCTTTCAACATGTCAAACATCGCACTCCTTGATCCGGGAATAACCCTCGGCATGCCACCTGCGCTTACTGCCGCGACGGGTATGGATGCCATCACACACGGTATTGAGGCGTATGTAGCCACGAAATACCACCCTATTGCTGAGGGTGTTGCATTACAGGCACTCAGAATGCTGAGCGCGAACATCCAACAGGTTTATCACAAGGGTGAAGATGTAACCGCACGTGGGGAAATGCTTCTCGGATCCTGCATGGCAGCATTCTCGTTCCAGAAGGGACTCGGTGCGGTCCATTCGCTGGCACACCAACTCTCTACAGATGCCCCCATACCTCATGGTGTCGCGAACGCCATTCTCCTTCCGCCTGTCATGGAATTCAACTTTTCGCATGCGAGCGAGAAATATGCGGAAATCGCGCGTGCCTTAGGTATAGACACAAGTAACATGGATATTGACGAAGCCGGACATGCTGCGATCGATAAAATTAGAGCCTACAACACGGTGTTGAATATGCCTACAGGACTCGGAGAAGCCGGTTTGGATCGGGGAAAAATTCCGAAACTCGGCGCGGATGCGATGCTTGATCACTGCCATAAATTCAATCCGAGGGTGTGTAGGGAGGAGGATATGGTGGATTTGTTTGAGGCGGCGTTCTAAGGAATATCAATAGGCACAATCCAGCCCTTCGTCAGTGCTGGTTTATAAGCGTTATCGCGCAAGTAATCCGACGTTTGCCATAAACAGAGATGCTTACCATCCGGCATCCAAACGACCGAGGTCAACTTCATCGGCGTGCGAGCAATGGGAAATTTCTTACCACTCTCAAGATCATAAACCCAGACCTTCCAACGTATGCCCGCACAGTCCTCACGTTCCATATACGCTAACTGCTTACCCGTTGGCGACCACGCAGGTGATGTGTGTTTCAAAATCTGGCTCTGTGTGAAAGTGGCCACCGTCTCCGATAAGTGTAGCTGCTTATCGATCAGTTGTCCGGGACGGTTACTACCGGATAAGACATAAGCCAAATGCGTGCTATCCGCCGACCAGTCCAGTTGATGGACCTGTTGATGCTGTGTCAGGATCTCTTTTATACGTTGCCCTTCTATGTCTTGGATGCGGATACCAACATATTTTGCGTTGTTTACGCCGAAAGCAACACGGGTGCCATCGGGTGCCCAAGAGGGTGCGGACAGATAGGTATAGGTCCGCTGTCGACGTTCAATCGGGACGCGGGCAATAGCACTCAAACCGCTACTATCGCTGTTGATTCGGTAAATGATGTCTAATCCCCCAGATTGAGAAAAGTCGCGTCTTCTGAATACCAAACGGTTAGAGGTCGGTGAGAACGCAGGTCCATCTCCACGGACCAACTGTTTGATCCGTCCGAATTTCCAATCGACGGTATAAATAAAGCGTTCACCGTTTTCGTCAACCTCAAATGCAACAAGCCTACTGTCAAGCGACCAAGAGAGATACGGGTTGTAAAAGTTTCCGGTGTAGAACTTCCGTGCCCGTTCTCCCTTCCGATCCATAATCCACAGTTCATTTGCACGCCAGTATCTGCCCCCCAAATCCTCTCTTTTTAAAAATGCGATGAACTCCCCATCCGGACTCCAGCGTGGAAACTCGGCACCTTCAATCAATTGCACCCTATACGGATCTGTAATTGCGTTATCTCCCGGACGACAGAAAGTCGTATTGAACAGGATACTGTCTATCTCTTTGAACTCACCAAAGGCGAACTTATTCATCCACCCTCGGACACCGTTCGGCAGTTCGACCTCATACCATCCAGCCGAAACTTGCAGAATCGGCAAACGCACGCTGTCGTTGAGTTGTAACAACACGGCTGTTCCTTCTTTCGCTGTATAAACCGGTGCCGCGTCGTGTGTTACAACACCTTGCCGTCGAGTCTCCTGTTCATGGACGTTCTCTGTTGCGTTTGTAAAGGCGTAGACACTGCCATCACCAGATGCAGCGTAGAGAATACCATCAGAAATTGCGGGGGCAGCGTCCACAAAACTACCGAGTTGATACGTCCACGTTTCAGACTTGGATACCGCATCAAACGCGTGGAGTTTTCCATTACGAGCACCGATATAGACGACACCATTCGCTGTCACAGGATAACTCTCACTACCATTTGTCTGACCTCGCCACAAATCCGCGTTGTGTTCTGGAAAGATAGGACGGAACACCCCCTTCGCACATCCGTATTCGATACCCTGGATGCGAACTGTGCGTTCACGCATTGCTTCGAGCGTACCGGCCCTGGCGTTGAGGAGATAGATTTTAGAAGGAAACGCACCCACATAAACCTTGTTGTCCGAAACGATCGGCGGCGCGTCCATCCAACTTTTCGATTTGAACTCCCACAGCTTTTCACCCGTTTTTGCGTCCAAGGCGTAAACTTTGTTGTTCCTCGCGCTAAAGTAGACCCGATTCCCCAATACTGTCGCGGAATAGCGGATGGCATCCCCGGCATCAAAGACCCACCGGATACCCCACTGCTTCGCGTCCAATGCGTACAATTTACCGTCAGTCGATCCGATATATAAAATGCCGTTTGCAATTACGGGTGACGCGTGGAGTGGTCCACCGGTTTTGAATTTCCACAGCAGTTCCAGCGGCGGCGTAATGCTTTTGTCGGGACTCACCCCAGAAAAACCTACATCGTGCATGAAGGTATGCCAATCTTCAGCACGAGGCGGCGCGAGCGGTTCTGTTGCTTCAGGAGCGGCTGACTGTTGGACCGTCGGCTGCTGGGGCTGCTCTTTCTGTTGCGAATCACATCCCCACACAAGCAGTAACACGAGCACAATCCAGTATTTCTGCTGCCACAATCGCTTCATAATATACACAAACAAATGCCTTTCTACAAAATTCTGATGCATATCAGTTTAGCACGAACCTGAATACAATGCAACTGAAATGTTAGCAATCTTTTTCTTGATAAACGCCGTAAAAGGTATTAATTGGAAAACGAAATCCCCTTAAAAAATCACGAAAAATTTGAATTTGTGGCAAATCTGTGTTAAAATTTAACTTCTACAGGTAAGATACCATCTCATACTTTAATTGCAATCGGTAAACTTTGATGAATACATTAGAATCTAAATTAGGTGAAGTCGATCCACAGATCGTTGAAATCGCCGCTAAAGACTTAACACGCCAGCAAGACGCTCTCATGCTGATCCCGTCCGAGAATTATGCAAGCCGCGCCGTC from Candidatus Poribacteria bacterium includes the following:
- a CDS encoding restriction endonuclease, encoding MKREKRMAVDPTTGEKYEIELPNSEAVKQEILKLDYPTHGITKKEATEKLAEKFGLSDEQKAAKTKRGERYLGFFHYEVVGREFERLLREEKLKQPEGRGKAYVLSGDIPPPPPSDGDIEEIYQKIREKVAEDLLQQIKANSPAFFENLVIDLLVKMGYGGSREDAETVGRSGDGGIDGIINQDRLGLDVVYVQAKRWESNVGSPQIASFAGALAGKGANKGIFITTSDFTKDAKAYDAAGFKIILIDGKRLAQLMIDHNVGVSTMKTYEIKRVDSDYFIEDVG
- a CDS encoding PQQ-binding-like beta-propeller repeat protein: MHQNFVERHLFVYIMKRLWQQKYWIVLVLLLVWGCDSQQKEQPQQPTVQQSAAPEATEPLAPPRAEDWHTFMHDVGFSGVSPDKSITPPLELLWKFKTGGPLHASPVIANGILYIGSTDGKLYALDAKQWGIRWVFDAGDAIRYSATVLGNRVYFSARNNKVYALDAKTGEKLWEFKSKSWMDAPPIVSDNKVYVGAFPSKIYLLNARAGTLEAMRERTVRIQGIEYGCAKGVFRPIFPEHNADLWRGQTNGSESYPVTANGVVYIGARNGKLHAFDAVSKSETWTYQLGSFVDAAPAISDGILYAASGDGSVYAFTNATENVHEQETRRQGVVTHDAAPVYTAKEGTAVLLQLNDSVRLPILQVSAGWYEVELPNGVRGWMNKFAFGEFKEIDSILFNTTFCRPGDNAITDPYRVQLIEGAEFPRWSPDGEFIAFLKREDLGGRYWRANELWIMDRKGERARKFYTGNFYNPYLSWSLDSRLVAFEVDENGERFIYTVDWKFGRIKQLVRGDGPAFSPTSNRLVFRRRDFSQSGGLDIIYRINSDSSGLSAIARVPIERRQRTYTYLSAPSWAPDGTRVAFGVNNAKYVGIRIQDIEGQRIKEILTQHQQVHQLDWSADSTHLAYVLSGSNRPGQLIDKQLHLSETVATFTQSQILKHTSPAWSPTGKQLAYMEREDCAGIRWKVWVYDLESGKKFPIARTPMKLTSVVWMPDGKHLCLWQTSDYLRDNAYKPALTKGWIVPIDIP
- a CDS encoding iron-containing alcohol dehydrogenase; this translates as MLNYFLPPHIEFGDGAIQNLGEHVKAFDGKKPFLVSDAGVINAGILAKATDALEASGLSYATYSEIEPNPTDISVTQGVDVYKAETCDVVIAVGGGSVMDAAKAIRLLTTHTPPLEPYYADVGGIEQIRGDMPPLICVPTTAGTGSEVSQGSIITDTSLQTTDRWRKRAIVTPFNMSNIALLDPGITLGMPPALTAATGMDAITHGIEAYVATKYHPIAEGVALQALRMLSANIQQVYHKGEDVTARGEMLLGSCMAAFSFQKGLGAVHSLAHQLSTDAPIPHGVANAILLPPVMEFNFSHASEKYAEIARALGIDTSNMDIDEAGHAAIDKIRAYNTVLNMPTGLGEAGLDRGKIPKLGADAMLDHCHKFNPRVCREEDMVDLFEAAF